The Amycolatopsis nigrescens CSC17Ta-90 genomic interval ACCGACGTCAGCTGCGGCGGCGCGACCACCGCGGACATGACGGCGAGCCAGTTGCTCACCTCCAACCCGCCGCAGTTCGACGCGCTGAAGCCGGACACCGAACTGGTCACGGTGGGCATCGGCGGCAACGACGTGCCCTTCGCCGAGGTGGTGCTCACCTGCGGCGGGATGGGCTTGCTGGTGCCGCACGGCTCGCCATGCAAGGACTTCTACACGTCGAGCGGGACCGACGGATTGGCCGAAAAGGTGCGTGCGGCCGGGGTGAAGGTCGGTGCGGTACTGGCCGGGATCCACCAGCGCTCGCCCCAGGCGAAGGTGGTGCTGGTCGGCTACCCGACCCTGCTGCCCGACGACGGCACGAACTGCTGGCCGCTGGTGCCGATCTCGGACGGCGACGCGCCCTACCTGCGGGACGTGACCAAGCTGCTCAACACCGTGCTGGCGGAACAGGCCGCCGCGCATGATGCGTCCTTTGTGGACACTTACCGCAGCAGCGTCGGGCACGACATGTGCAAGGCGCCCGGCGTGAAATGGGTGGAGGGCATCTTCCCGTCCGCACCGGCCGCTCCCGTGCACCCGAACGCCGCCGGAGCCAGGAATCAGGCCGCGCAGGTCCTCGACTCGCTCGGGTCGTAAAGCTTCTTACCCGGCGGCGTGCCCGCGAATGTGGGACTCGCCCGGTCCCAGTGTGGGACTCGCGGGGGCTGGGTGTGGGACTCGCGGGGGTTGGGTGTGGGACTCGCGGGGTGGGGGTCAGAGGGGGCGGAGGAGGTCGTCGGCGTCGACGATGGTGTAGGCGTAGCCCTGTTCGGCGAGGAAGCGCTGGCGGTGCGCGGCGTATTCGGTGTCCACGGTGTCCCGTGAGACGACCGAGTAGAAATGCGCCTGGCGGCCGTCGCCCTTGGGGCGCAGCAGGCGGCCGAGGCGTTGCGCCTCCTCCTGCCGGGAGCCGAAGGTGCCGGAGATCTGGATCGCGACGGACGCCTCCGGCAGGTCGATCGAGAAGTTCGCCACCTTGGACACCACCAGCGTGCCGATCTCGCCCCGGCGGAACTCGTCGAACAGCTTCTCCCGTTCCTTGTTCCGGGTGGACCCCTGGATCACCGGTGCGTCCAGTTCGACGCCGAGTTCCTCCAGCTGGTCGAGATAGGCGCCGATGACCAGCGTCGGCTCACCGGCGTGTTTGTCCACAATGGACTTGATCACCGCGGTCTTGGTGTGCGCGGTGGAAGCCAGCTTGTAGCGCTCCTCGGCCTCCGCGGTCGCGTACGCCAGCCGCTCGGCGTCGGTGAGGGTCACCCGCACCTCGATGCACTCCGCCGGCGCGATCCAGCCCTGCGCCTCGATGTCGCGCCACGGCACGTCGTAGCGCTTGGGGCCGATCAGCGAGAACACGTCACCCTCGCGGCCGTCCTCGCGCACCAGGGTGGCGGTCAACCCCAGCCGTCGCCGGGACTGCAGGTCGGCGGTCATCCGGAAGACCGGCGCGGGCAGCAGGTGCACCTCGTCGTACACCACCAGGCCCCAGTCGCGGGAGTCGAACAGCTCCAGGTGCCGGTACTCGCCCTTGGTCTTGCGGGTGACCACCTGGTAGGTGGCGATGGTGACCGGCCGGATCTCCTTCTTCTCCCCGGAGTACTCGCCGATCTCGTCCTCGGTCAGCGACGTGCGCGCCACCAGTTCGCGCTTCCACTGCCGTCCCGCCACCGTGTTGGTGACCAGGATCAGCGTGGTGGCCTGCGCCTCGGCCATCGCGGCCGCGCCGACCAGCGTCTTGCCGGCGCCGCAGGGCAGCACCACCACCCCGGAACCGCCGGCCCAGAACGCCCGCGCGGCCTGCCGCTGGTACTCCCGCAGCTGCCAGTCGGACTCGTCCAGCGAGATCGGATGCGCCTCGCCGTCCACATAACCGGCCAGGTCCTCGGCGGGCCAGCCCACCTTCAGCAGCGCCTGCTTCAGCCTGCCGCGCTCGGACGGGTGCACCAGCACCGTGTCGTCGTCGATCCTGGCGCCGAGCATCGGGCTGATCTTCTTGCTGCGCAGCACTTCTTCCAGCACCGCGCGGTCGATGGTGCTGAGCACCAGTCCGTGCGCGGGATGCTGGGTGATCTGCAGCCTGCCGAACCGGCCCATGGTGTCCACCACGTCGATCAGCAGCGGCTGCGGCACCGGGAACCGGGAGTAGCTGGTCAGCGCGTCGACCACCTGCTCGGCGTCGTGCCCGGCGGCGCGCGCGTTCCACAACGCGAGCGGGGTCACCCGGTAGGTGTGCACATGCTCCGGGGCGCGCTCGAGCTCGGCGAACGGGGCGATGGCGATCCTGGCGTCATCGGCCCGAGGGTGGTCGACCTCGAGCAGCACGGTCTTGTCGGACTGGACGATCAGCGGGCCATCGGTCACTCCACCTTTATACGTTCCACCCCCGACAGTGCCGCGCTGGGTGCGATGATGGACCGGCCTGAATGGGGGAGGCCGACATCGTGAGCACACCACCACAGCATGACCCGTACCCGCCGCCCGGCCTCCCGGTCCAGTACTGGCCGCAGCCCCCGCCGCCGGGCAAGCAGCCGTACACCACCGCCGCGAAGGTCGGCGTGGTGGCCGGGGTGCTCGGTTTCGCCGCGATGGTCGTGCTGGCCGTGCTGGTGTTCGTGCAGGCGGGCGGGACCTTCGCGACCCCGGAGGTGGGTGACTGCGTGCGCGTGCTGGTCGACGACCTGGAACACGGCGAGATCACCGACGTGGCCTGTTCCGACGAACTGGCGCTGTACCGGGTGCAGGACAAACACGAGGGCTACCGCGGGGGCTGCGGCGGCGACTACGCGCCGTTCACCGCCGGCGAGCCGGGCGAGGAGCTGCAGCTCACCCTGTGCATGGAGCTGAACGTGGCCGATGGCGAGTGCCTTACCGGTTTCGAGGACCGGACCAGTACCAGGAAGGTCGGGTGCGGCCGACCGGAGGCGAAGATGCAGGCGACCGTGCACGAACGGCTCGCGGAGCAGCTCCTCTGCTTGCCCGGCGACGACGCCTTCGTCTACCCCGGCCCGCCGGCGCGCACGGTCTGCCTCGGCGAGCTCCGCCTGACCAGCATCTAGCCCGTCAGGACAGGTTTCCCTTCGGTGGCAACATCGACTGCACGTCCAGCCGGTCGGTGAGCAGCCCCGAGCTGTGCATCAGGTCGGCGACCCGCTGCAGCCGAACGCCGTTGAGCGACGTGGGGTACGAGCCCAGCGCTACCAGCGCGGCCGTGGTCTCGTCGATACCGGCGATCGATGGCAGCGCCTGGCGCACCGTGGCCGGGTCGGCGGCCTGCTGCTGGGCGGCGCTGAGCACCTGCCGGAACAGCGCGAGGGTGTGCGGGTTCGCCTGCGCGAACGCGCCATTGGCCACATAACCGGACATCGGGAAGTTCAGCGTCGCGCCGCGCGCGCTGTCCACCAGAATCCGCGCGCCGAGTTCCTTGCCCGCCTTGGTGATGAACGGTTCGAGCAGCAGGGCCGCGTCCGCGTCCCCGCGCCGCAGCGCCTGCGGCATCTGCTCGAAGGGCCGCTGGATGAAACTGATCTTCGCCGGGTCCACCCCGGCCGGCACCAGCATCGAGCGCGCGGCCAGCGTGCCGAGGTCGTCCATCGTGTCCACCGCGATCACCGGTGCCTTCTTGCCGCCGGGATCGGTGTACTTCGAACCGGGCAAGGTCACCAGCGCCATGGTGAACGCGGCCGACGTGTACGCCTCGCCCTGGAGCTGCAGTCCGGCTTGACCGCCGGCGGCCGCCTTGAAAATGGCAGTGTCACTGCCGAACGCGACGTCCAGTTCACCGGAGGCGAGTTTGGCCAGCCCGTCCGCGTGACTTGGCTGTTCGACCAGTTCGATCCGGAGTCCGGCCCTGGCGAAACTGCCGTCGGCCACCGCGATCCGCAGCGGGGCGGTGTCCATCGCGCTGCCGACGCCCACTTTCAGGCTGGTGCGTTCGGGTGTGATCGGCGTCGCGGATTCCCGGCCGGAGAACAGTCCGCAGCCACTGAGCGTGCACAACGCGACTACCAGCAAGGTCGCGACGAGTCGCGTGCCGGTTCGCATGACCACCTCTCAGCCCCGGGGGAGAATGTTGAGTTCGTGCTTGGAGCTTAAGGGCCGCTGGCAATACCATCGCCCGGGGCCGCGCCAGAGTTTCGGATGCTGTCAGATATCGCTACTCTCCAGTAGGTTTACTCGCTGGCAGGTAGCAGACCCACCGCCGGCAGAGCGGTTAGAGAAGGAAGCCAGGTGACCCGTCGGCAAAGTCGTCCCCGCCGAGGTGACGTGACGGGCGACCGGCCGTACGCGCGTGCAGGCGAAGAAGCGGGCGGGCTCTGGCGGCTGCGGAACTGGCGGCTGCGCACCAAGTTGCTGGTGGTGCTGCTCATTCCCACGCTCACCGTGCTGGCGCTGATCGGCGTGCAGGTCAAGGGCGACCTGGACCACGCCACCCAGCTCGCCGAGCTGTCCGCGCATGCCACGGTGGACGACACCGTGTCCGAGGTGGTGCATCAGCTGCAGCGCGAGCGCGACCTCACCGTCCGGTTCGTGGCGGACGACCGGAAAGCCGATCCCGGCGAGCTTCGCGGCCAGCGCGAGCGGGTGGACGCCGCGATTGGCACCTTCGACCGCGAGCTGGCCGTCAACGAGTCCAGGCTGTCGCCGCAGGGCCTGGACGGCCTGCGCCAGACCAAGGCCAGGTTCGGCGTGCTCAGCGGGCTCCGGTTCGCCGGCGAGCACTCGGCTTTCCCGCCGGAGGCGGTCCGTCGTTCCTACAGCGAGCTGATTTCCGGGCTGCTCGACCTCAGCGACCAGACCGTCACCGACATCAAGGACCCGGAGCTGGCCAGGCTGCGGCTCGCCTCCAACGCGCTGGCCAGGGTCAAGGACCAGCTGTCGGTCAAACGCGCGGTGCTGGCCGAGGCGCTCGAGATCGGCAGGCTCTCCGGCGACCGGCTGCGCGCGCTGCTCGGCGCGGAGGCCGAACTTTCCGCCGCGCGCAACGACTTCCGCAAGTTCGCCAGCCCGGAACAGCAGCGGATGTACGACGACACCGTGATCGGGCTGATCGTGGACATCGGCAACGAGCTGGTCGAGTCCGCGCTCACCCGAGCGGAGAAGGGCACCGATCTGGCCGGTCTCGATCCGGCGAAATGGGACACTTCCGCCACCTACACGGTGAACCTGGCCCGTCAGGTGCAGACCGCGATGCAGGAGCAGACGCGCGAGCGCACCGACTCGCTGGCCGAGCAGGCCCGCGCGTCGGCGATTTCCGATGCCGGGCTGGTGTTCGGCGTGCTGCTGGTCGGCGCGGTGCTGGCGGTGATCATCGCCAGGTCGCTGCTGCGTCCGCTGCGGGTGCTGCGGCGCAGCGCGCTCGAGGCCGCCGAGCACCGGCTGCCCGAGGCGGTGAGCGACATCCTGGCCGATCCCGGCGGTCCGCGGTCGCCGCGGGACGGTGCGCGCCGCGGGGTCGCCCCGGTGCCGGTGTTCAGCCGCGAGGAGCTCGGCCAGGTGGCAAGGGCGTTCGACGCGGTGCACGGCGAGGCGGTCCGGCTCGCCGGCGAGCAGGCGCTGCTGCGGGAGAACGTGAACTCGATGTTCGTCAACCTGTCCAGGCGCAGCCAGGATCTGGTCGAACGCCAGCTTTCCGTGCTGGACCGGATGGAGGCGGACGAACAGGACTCGGACACCCTCGGCGGACTGTTCGAACTGGACCATCTGGCCACCAGGATGCGGCGCAACAGCGAGAACCTGCTGGTGCTCTCCGGTACCGATCTCGGCCGTGAGGTGTCCGGTCCGGTGGCCGCGGACGAGATCATCGGCGCCGCACTGTCCGAAGTGGAGCATTACCAGCGGATCGAGCTGGCCGCGACGCCGGAGCTGACCGTGCGCGGCGACACCGGCAGCGACCTGGTGCATGTGATCTCCGAGCTGCTGGAGAACGCGACCCTGTACTCGGCGCCGGAAAGCGTGGTCACCCTGGCCAGCGCGATCACCCCCGCCGGCTGGGAAGTGCGGATCACCGACCGGGGGGCCGGCATGCCGCAGACCGAGATCGACAGGGCGAACGCGCGGCTGGCCGAGCCGCCGGAGGTGGACGTCGAGGTCTCCCGCCGGATGGGGCTCTACGTGGTGTCCCGGCTGTCCAGGCGGCACCGGGTGCACGTGCGGCTGAGCGCCGCCGCCGAGGGCGGCCTGACCGCGACCGTGCTGGTGCCGCCCGAGCTGATCACCCTGCCGGAAACCCCCGCCGTGCCGCCGGCCCCGGTCGCGGTGGTGCCTTCGCAGGCCACGCCCCCACCGCCGCCGGTCGAGGTCACCCCGCCGCCCCCGGAGGAGCCGCCGTCGCTGCCCGTCTTCGCCGAGCCGCTGAACCCGCCGCGGCGGGCACCGGTGGTGGCCGACGAGCCCGCGCCGGCCTGGCCGACCGAGGACGAGCCGAACCCGCTGGACTGGGACGCGCCGACCGAGCGGATGCCGGCGTATGCAGCCGTGCTCTCCCAGTGGTTCCAGGCGGTGGAGGATGGCACCGCCGACGGCCCGGTGCCGCCGCCGCGGGCGGACGGTGGCACGCTGGCACTGGACGGCTGGCAGCGGCCGGGCGACCCGCCGTGGCCGGGGCAGAACGATCTCGAGGTGGCGATCCAGGAGCAGGAGGCCGGGCACACCGAGGCCGGGCTGCCGCGCCGGGTGCCGAAGGCGAGGCTGGCCCCTGGACTGGAGACCGTGCCGGAGCCGGAACCGGAGCGGGTGCCGTTCACCGGCGGGCGGGCGGGACTGACCCGCGAACCGGAAGCGGTGCGCGGCCGGATGTCCAGCCTGCAGAACGGGGTCCGCCGGGGACGGCACGCCAGGGCCGAGGAGAACTACGAATTGGGGGAGACGGAGCGTTGAGCACGGTGCTACTCGAGGTGATCGCGCTCGGGCCGCGTGATGCGGAGCGCGCGCAGGAAGGCGGCGCGGACCGGCTGGAGCTGGTCACCGACATCGCCGCGGACGGGCTCACCCCGGACGTCGGCGTGCTGCGGGACGTGCTCGCGGCGACCGACCTTCCGGTGCGGGTCATGTTGCGGGACAACGGTTCCTTCGCACCGACCGAGCTGGACTCGGTGCGCGGCAAGGCAAGGCGGCTGATCGACGCCGGCGCCCGCGAGTTCGTGTTCGGCTTCCTCACCCCGGACGGCGAGGTGGACGTGGCGGCCTGCCACGCGCTCGCCGCGGAACTGGACGGCCTGCGCTGGACCTTCCACCGCGCGCTGGACCACGCGCGGGACGTGCTCGAAGCGCACCTGGCGCTGGCCGGGCTCGGCTGCGACACGGTGCTCACCGCCGGCCACCCGGCCGGCGCGGAGGCCGGGCTGCCCGCGCTGCGCGCGATGGCGGGACGGCAGGCGCCGCCCCAGCTGCTCGCCGGCGGCGGCCTGCGGGCCGAGCACGTGGCCCCGCTGCGCGCGGCCGGGGTGCGCGCCTTCCACGTCGGCAGCGGGGTGCGCCCGGCGGGCTGGGACGAGCCGGTCGACGTGGCCGCGGTCCGCCGCTGGGCCGACCTCATCGCCGCCTGACGTCGTGAGTGAAAAGCGTTGCCAGGACAACACTTTTCACTCACGACCGTTGAGCTGGGGAAACGGCGGGCTCAGCGGGGTTCGGCGGCCTTCTTCGGCTCGGCCGGTGCGGTCTTCTCCGCCAGCTCCCATTCGGCGGCGTCCTCCGCGGCGGCCTTCGCTTCGGCCGAAAGATCGAGAGCGGGCACCAGCGGCTTGTCGGATTCGGTGACCGAGACCTTCGGGTTGGCCCGCTGCCTGGCCTCCAGCCACCTGGCGAACCTGGACAGCGAGTAGTTGATCACGAAGTAGATCAGCGCCACCACCAGGTAGGTCTGGATCAGCAGGTGGTTGTAGGTGGCCAGCACCCGGCCGCTGAACAGCAGCTCGGCGTAGCTCACCACGAAACCGAGCGAGGTGTCCTTCACGATGCCGACCAGCTGGCTGATCAGCGACGGCACCACCCGGCGGATCGCCTGCGGGAACAGCACGTGCACCATCGCCTGCGCCGGCCGCAGCCCCAGCGCGGAGGCGGCTTCGCCCTGGCCGCGTTCCAGCGAAAGGATGCCAGCCCGGAAGATCTCCGCGAACTGCGCCGAGCGGGAGATGGTCAGCGGGATCACGAGCTTCCACAGCAGCGGCACGTCCATGCCGTAGCGCGGCAGCGCGAACAGCATCACGTAGACCAGCAGCAGGGTGGGAATGACCCGGAAGACCTCGACGTAGATCTTCGCCGGCACCCGCAGCACGGCGAGCCTGGACAGCCGCCCGCAGGCCAGCAGCAGGCCGATGGTGGCGGCGAGCACCGCGGAGAGCGCGGCCGCGATCGCGGTGTCGCGCAGGCCGCCGAGCAGGTACTGCCACATCACCCCGGTGCCGTAGGGCGCCCACTTGTCCGCGTCCAGCTGGCCGTTGACGGCGAACTGGCGCACCGCGAGCCCGGCCAGCCCCAGCCCGGCGAGTATCGCGAGCACGGTGGCGATCCGGATCCGGCGTTTCGCCCGTGGCCCCGGTACGTCGAAGAGCAGCTCGGCGGCGTCCTTGCTCATCGGTGGATCACCAGTTTCCGTTCCAGCGCACCGCTGATCGTGGAGATCACCAGTGCCAGCAGCCCGTACACCACACCGACCGCGGTGAAGATCAGGATCGGTTCGGCGAGGTCGAGGTTGACCCGGTTGGCCACCTCGGTCAGCTCCACCACCCCCGCACCGGCGCCGGTCAGCGCGGTGTTCATCATCAGCCCGATGGTGATGTTGCCCAGCGGCTGCACGATGCTGCGCAGCGCCTGCGGCAGGATGATCGTGCCGAGCGACTGGCCGAAGCTCAGGCCCAGTGCGCGGGCCGCTTCGGCCTGGCCCTTGGAGACCGTGTTCACCCCGGACCGCAGGGCTTCCGCGTAGTACGACGCGGAGTACAGCGCGGTGCCGATCACGCCG includes:
- a CDS encoding SGNH/GDSL hydrolase family protein, with the translated sequence MRRVLTVFAAALAAAALTAPAASAAPEFASYVALGDSYTSGSLIPNQVDLLCTRSDRNYPSLVAESLEPGEVTDVSCGGATTADMTASQLLTSNPPQFDALKPDTELVTVGIGGNDVPFAEVVLTCGGMGLLVPHGSPCKDFYTSSGTDGLAEKVRAAGVKVGAVLAGIHQRSPQAKVVLVGYPTLLPDDGTNCWPLVPISDGDAPYLRDVTKLLNTVLAEQAAAHDASFVDTYRSSVGHDMCKAPGVKWVEGIFPSAPAAPVHPNAAGARNQAAQVLDSLGS
- a CDS encoding DNA repair helicase XPB, whose product is MTDGPLIVQSDKTVLLEVDHPRADDARIAIAPFAELERAPEHVHTYRVTPLALWNARAAGHDAEQVVDALTSYSRFPVPQPLLIDVVDTMGRFGRLQITQHPAHGLVLSTIDRAVLEEVLRSKKISPMLGARIDDDTVLVHPSERGRLKQALLKVGWPAEDLAGYVDGEAHPISLDESDWQLREYQRQAARAFWAGGSGVVVLPCGAGKTLVGAAAMAEAQATTLILVTNTVAGRQWKRELVARTSLTEDEIGEYSGEKKEIRPVTIATYQVVTRKTKGEYRHLELFDSRDWGLVVYDEVHLLPAPVFRMTADLQSRRRLGLTATLVREDGREGDVFSLIGPKRYDVPWRDIEAQGWIAPAECIEVRVTLTDAERLAYATAEAEERYKLASTAHTKTAVIKSIVDKHAGEPTLVIGAYLDQLEELGVELDAPVIQGSTRNKEREKLFDEFRRGEIGTLVVSKVANFSIDLPEASVAIQISGTFGSRQEEAQRLGRLLRPKGDGRQAHFYSVVSRDTVDTEYAAHRQRFLAEQGYAYTIVDADDLLRPL
- a CDS encoding LppU/SCO3897 family protein; the encoded protein is MSTPPQHDPYPPPGLPVQYWPQPPPPGKQPYTTAAKVGVVAGVLGFAAMVVLAVLVFVQAGGTFATPEVGDCVRVLVDDLEHGEITDVACSDELALYRVQDKHEGYRGGCGGDYAPFTAGEPGEELQLTLCMELNVADGECLTGFEDRTSTRKVGCGRPEAKMQATVHERLAEQLLCLPGDDAFVYPGPPARTVCLGELRLTSI
- a CDS encoding ABC transporter substrate-binding protein, giving the protein MRTGTRLVATLLVVALCTLSGCGLFSGRESATPITPERTSLKVGVGSAMDTAPLRIAVADGSFARAGLRIELVEQPSHADGLAKLASGELDVAFGSDTAIFKAAAGGQAGLQLQGEAYTSAAFTMALVTLPGSKYTDPGGKKAPVIAVDTMDDLGTLAARSMLVPAGVDPAKISFIQRPFEQMPQALRRGDADAALLLEPFITKAGKELGARILVDSARGATLNFPMSGYVANGAFAQANPHTLALFRQVLSAAQQQAADPATVRQALPSIAGIDETTAALVALGSYPTSLNGVRLQRVADLMHSSGLLTDRLDVQSMLPPKGNLS
- a CDS encoding sensor histidine kinase: MTGDRPYARAGEEAGGLWRLRNWRLRTKLLVVLLIPTLTVLALIGVQVKGDLDHATQLAELSAHATVDDTVSEVVHQLQRERDLTVRFVADDRKADPGELRGQRERVDAAIGTFDRELAVNESRLSPQGLDGLRQTKARFGVLSGLRFAGEHSAFPPEAVRRSYSELISGLLDLSDQTVTDIKDPELARLRLASNALARVKDQLSVKRAVLAEALEIGRLSGDRLRALLGAEAELSAARNDFRKFASPEQQRMYDDTVIGLIVDIGNELVESALTRAEKGTDLAGLDPAKWDTSATYTVNLARQVQTAMQEQTRERTDSLAEQARASAISDAGLVFGVLLVGAVLAVIIARSLLRPLRVLRRSALEAAEHRLPEAVSDILADPGGPRSPRDGARRGVAPVPVFSREELGQVARAFDAVHGEAVRLAGEQALLRENVNSMFVNLSRRSQDLVERQLSVLDRMEADEQDSDTLGGLFELDHLATRMRRNSENLLVLSGTDLGREVSGPVAADEIIGAALSEVEHYQRIELAATPELTVRGDTGSDLVHVISELLENATLYSAPESVVTLASAITPAGWEVRITDRGAGMPQTEIDRANARLAEPPEVDVEVSRRMGLYVVSRLSRRHRVHVRLSAAAEGGLTATVLVPPELITLPETPAVPPAPVAVVPSQATPPPPPVEVTPPPPEEPPSLPVFAEPLNPPRRAPVVADEPAPAWPTEDEPNPLDWDAPTERMPAYAAVLSQWFQAVEDGTADGPVPPPRADGGTLALDGWQRPGDPPWPGQNDLEVAIQEQEAGHTEAGLPRRVPKARLAPGLETVPEPEPERVPFTGGRAGLTREPEAVRGRMSSLQNGVRRGRHARAEENYELGETER
- a CDS encoding copper homeostasis protein CutC, whose amino-acid sequence is MSTVLLEVIALGPRDAERAQEGGADRLELVTDIAADGLTPDVGVLRDVLAATDLPVRVMLRDNGSFAPTELDSVRGKARRLIDAGAREFVFGFLTPDGEVDVAACHALAAELDGLRWTFHRALDHARDVLEAHLALAGLGCDTVLTAGHPAGAEAGLPALRAMAGRQAPPQLLAGGGLRAEHVAPLRAAGVRAFHVGSGVRPAGWDEPVDVAAVRRWADLIAA
- a CDS encoding amino acid ABC transporter permease, with protein sequence MSKDAAELLFDVPGPRAKRRIRIATVLAILAGLGLAGLAVRQFAVNGQLDADKWAPYGTGVMWQYLLGGLRDTAIAAALSAVLAATIGLLLACGRLSRLAVLRVPAKIYVEVFRVIPTLLLVYVMLFALPRYGMDVPLLWKLVIPLTISRSAQFAEIFRAGILSLERGQGEAASALGLRPAQAMVHVLFPQAIRRVVPSLISQLVGIVKDTSLGFVVSYAELLFSGRVLATYNHLLIQTYLVVALIYFVINYSLSRFARWLEARQRANPKVSVTESDKPLVPALDLSAEAKAAAEDAAEWELAEKTAPAEPKKAAEPR
- a CDS encoding amino acid ABC transporter permease; the encoded protein is MRPFSDYLAEFGHGLLLTVELTAWSFVGAAAVAVVIVAFRVSPVRPLRMFGTAYVELFQNIPLLVWLVLLVFGLPEIGIKFDLFTTGVIGTALYSASYYAEALRSGVNTVSKGQAEAARALGLSFGQSLGTIILPQALRSIVQPLGNITIGLMMNTALTGAGAGVVELTEVANRVNLDLAEPILIFTAVGVVYGLLALVISTISGALERKLVIHR